The following coding sequences lie in one Haloarcula marina genomic window:
- a CDS encoding DoxX family membrane protein: MAQQLQTTMLGREYTLDLSATLTGYWLVFLRLLVGWWFLHEGLNKYATPGSFRAGWFLEKTGTIVSPVLNAFAGGATEAAVNLVVPIGELLIGLGLILGALTRTAAVFGAFMMVFFYFGGEHWRRGLVNGDLLGLVLFVTIVVFGAGRVWGIDSYLERTDTVRARPWLRYLLG; encoded by the coding sequence ATGGCACAACAGCTCCAGACGACGATGCTTGGCCGGGAGTACACGCTCGATCTCTCGGCGACGCTGACGGGATACTGGCTCGTGTTTCTCCGACTGCTCGTGGGCTGGTGGTTCCTCCACGAGGGGTTGAACAAGTACGCCACACCGGGCTCGTTCCGAGCCGGCTGGTTTCTCGAGAAGACGGGTACGATCGTGTCGCCCGTGCTCAACGCGTTTGCAGGCGGTGCGACGGAGGCGGCCGTCAACCTCGTCGTTCCGATCGGCGAGTTGCTGATCGGTCTCGGGCTGATACTCGGTGCCCTGACGCGCACAGCCGCCGTCTTCGGCGCGTTCATGATGGTTTTCTTCTACTTCGGCGGCGAGCACTGGCGACGCGGGCTCGTCAACGGCGACCTGCTGGGACTGGTGCTGTTCGTGACGATCGTCGTCTTCGGCGCGGGGCGCGTCTGGGGAATCGATTCGTATCTCGAACGGACCGATACCGTGCGAGCTAGACCGTGGCTTCGGTACCTGCTCGGGTGA
- a CDS encoding SHOCT domain-containing protein gives MSSSNQLDTTTIVLLILGAIIVLPLLTMGIGFGGMMGYGGMMGGYGTTSGWWPLVGMLVQLVFLLVLLGGGYRLFRRMTDSQSSRNPAMEELRMAYARGDLTDEEFEARRNKLELSE, from the coding sequence ATGTCCTCGTCGAACCAACTCGATACGACGACCATCGTCCTCCTCATCCTCGGGGCGATCATCGTCCTCCCCCTCCTCACGATGGGGATTGGCTTCGGCGGGATGATGGGGTACGGCGGAATGATGGGCGGATACGGGACGACCAGCGGGTGGTGGCCGCTCGTCGGGATGCTCGTCCAGCTGGTATTCCTCCTCGTCCTGCTCGGTGGAGGCTACCGCCTCTTCCGCCGCATGACTGACTCGCAGTCGTCGCGGAATCCCGCGATGGAGGAACTGCGCATGGCGTACGCTCGCGGCGATCTCACCGATGAAGAGTTCGAGGCGCGTCGGAACAAACTCGAACTCTCGGAGTAA
- a CDS encoding SHOCT domain-containing protein gives MSTERSSDGLLRIVLIVLAVIVLFPMLMMVFAAPMMGMMGWWWGGGTAGGLSPLWGIGMMLVWLVVLVGIGYLLYRGLVGGVGSSMTTDRALEELRVAYARGDLSDEEFEERRAKLTRKESQ, from the coding sequence ATGTCGACAGAGCGCTCTTCCGACGGCCTGCTCCGCATCGTCCTGATCGTCCTCGCTGTGATCGTCCTGTTTCCGATGCTGATGATGGTCTTCGCCGCCCCGATGATGGGGATGATGGGCTGGTGGTGGGGCGGCGGCACGGCCGGGGGCCTCTCGCCGCTGTGGGGCATCGGGATGATGCTCGTCTGGCTCGTCGTCCTCGTCGGCATCGGCTACCTCCTCTATCGCGGCCTCGTCGGTGGTGTCGGGTCGTCGATGACCACTGACAGGGCGCTCGAGGAGCTTCGGGTCGCGTACGCACGCGGCGATCTCTCCGACGAGGAGTTCGAGGAACGGCGTGCGAAACTCACCCGCAAGGAGTCACAATAG
- a CDS encoding DUF7521 family protein: protein MTGHWDLVLVGVRVLLLLMGLATTAISFRAYRRERTRYLRDATIGFAFITVGVLIEGFLYQFTGLTLTQVHIAESVALVFALGVLLRSFLE, encoded by the coding sequence ATGACCGGTCACTGGGACCTCGTACTAGTCGGCGTTCGTGTTCTCTTACTCCTCATGGGTCTTGCGACGACCGCGATCAGCTTCCGTGCCTACCGCCGAGAGAGAACCCGATATCTCCGTGATGCAACGATCGGGTTCGCGTTCATCACAGTTGGTGTGCTGATTGAAGGATTCCTCTATCAGTTCACTGGACTGACGCTCACGCAGGTCCATATTGCTGAATCCGTGGCTCTCGTCTTCGCGCTCGGTGTCCTGCTGCGCTCCTTTCTCGAGTAG
- a CDS encoding Cdc6/Cdc18 family protein translates to MIRDARVLRAGFVPREIEHRDAEVNHLSSVLRPITEGEPADTAVVTGPSGVGKTCLSQFVTEQLREEVLDVEATYVNCWRNYTRFRTLYQILDDLGHTIDIHRQSTPHDELVDRLQQYDGPRVVVILDEVDQLEDPNVIYHLHSLPQFALVCIANKEAELMNSVDDRLVSRLRSSEHVRMDKYHDEQLYDILRARVKWGLEPESVTDAQLYRIADAAAGDARLAIGILRSAASTADRQNQSRITDDMLLAAADDARAQIRQKSIESLTPHQRLVYDIVRDDEPLGPGAIYERYTDEADDPRTKRTVRSYLSKMAQYNLLHAEGTSRDREYSLVDSAATSPTE, encoded by the coding sequence ATGATTCGTGATGCTCGTGTCCTCCGTGCCGGGTTCGTCCCACGAGAGATCGAGCATCGCGACGCCGAGGTGAACCATCTCTCGAGTGTCCTCCGACCGATCACCGAGGGCGAGCCAGCGGATACAGCGGTCGTAACCGGTCCGAGCGGCGTCGGGAAGACCTGCCTCTCGCAGTTCGTCACCGAGCAACTCCGTGAGGAAGTCCTCGACGTCGAAGCAACCTACGTGAACTGCTGGCGCAACTACACCCGCTTCCGGACGCTGTACCAGATCCTCGACGACCTCGGGCACACTATCGACATCCATCGCCAGTCGACGCCACACGACGAACTGGTCGACCGCCTCCAGCAGTACGACGGCCCACGCGTAGTCGTCATTCTCGACGAGGTCGACCAACTGGAGGACCCCAACGTGATCTACCACCTCCACAGCCTCCCGCAGTTCGCACTCGTCTGTATCGCCAACAAGGAAGCCGAACTGATGAACAGCGTCGACGACCGTCTTGTAAGCCGTCTCCGGTCGAGTGAACACGTCCGGATGGACAAGTACCACGACGAACAGCTCTACGACATTCTCCGGGCCCGAGTGAAGTGGGGCCTCGAACCGGAGTCGGTAACAGACGCGCAACTGTACCGCATCGCGGATGCGGCCGCCGGCGATGCACGACTGGCGATCGGGATTCTCCGGTCGGCGGCCAGCACAGCCGACCGGCAGAACCAGTCGCGGATCACCGACGACATGCTCTTGGCGGCCGCAGACGACGCCAGAGCACAGATCAGACAGAAGAGCATCGAGTCACTCACCCCGCACCAACGCCTCGTCTACGATATCGTCCGCGACGACGAGCCACTCGGACCGGGCGCGATCTACGAGCGGTATACTGATGAGGCAGATGACCCCCGAACGAAGCGTACCGTTCGAAGCTACCTCTCGAAAATGGCACAGTACAACCTTCTGCACGCGGAAGGAACGAGTCGGGATCGAGAGTACTCACTCGTCGATTCGGCAGCCACGTCGCCGACGGAGTGA
- a CDS encoding DUF7130 family rubredoxin-like protein has protein sequence MPHDDQSQPSEVRLKPGQKLYTNDGVEIGVIQGITDIGVEVNVHDDFSKLSLEHAPNENYGEGYLVWRCSNCGELGDIDEIPDECPNCGQGREELYAYLED, from the coding sequence ATGCCTCACGACGATCAGAGTCAACCTAGCGAAGTCAGACTCAAACCTGGGCAAAAGCTGTACACCAATGACGGTGTGGAAATTGGTGTGATTCAGGGAATTACTGACATCGGAGTTGAGGTCAATGTCCACGACGACTTCTCGAAACTCTCCCTAGAACACGCTCCGAACGAAAACTACGGTGAAGGCTATCTTGTTTGGCGGTGTTCAAATTGTGGAGAGTTAGGCGATATCGACGAGATCCCGGATGAGTGTCCGAACTGTGGGCAAGGTCGAGAGGAACTCTATGCTTACCTTGAAGACTGA
- a CDS encoding winged helix-turn-helix domain-containing protein produces the protein MSNDDHADELLELLGQERVRQILAATSSDPKSAKELGEECDVALSTIYRRVETMIESDLLVERTRIESDGSHHSVYEANVDHLDVDIDDGTIDVSVHIREDAAQRFSRIWSDIRES, from the coding sequence GTGTCCAACGACGACCACGCCGACGAGCTCCTAGAACTGCTCGGGCAAGAGCGAGTCCGACAGATTCTGGCCGCGACGAGCAGCGATCCCAAGTCGGCAAAGGAGCTCGGTGAGGAGTGTGACGTCGCCCTCTCGACGATCTATCGCCGAGTCGAGACCATGATCGAAAGCGACCTGCTCGTTGAGCGGACACGGATCGAATCAGATGGGAGCCACCACAGCGTCTACGAGGCGAACGTCGACCACCTCGACGTCGACATCGACGACGGAACCATCGATGTCAGCGTCCACATTCGAGAGGACGCCGCCCAGCGGTTCTCGCGCATCTGGAGCGACATCCGGGAGAGTTGA
- a CDS encoding SRPBCC domain-containing protein, with translation MDEIVTEIEIDASPEAVWAVLTDFEAYPDWNPALEITGEAVEGKRLEVTMEYENTRAMTFRPKVLVMDKPTEFRWQGHLFVAGLYDGEHRFVLTALDDGERTRLTQAETFHGVLVGFINRRIGDDVEAGFNQVNEALKRRVENSSSHP, from the coding sequence ATGGACGAAATCGTGACAGAAATCGAGATCGATGCTTCGCCAGAGGCTGTGTGGGCTGTCTTGACTGACTTCGAGGCATATCCCGATTGGAATCCAGCCTTAGAGATAACAGGAGAAGCGGTAGAGGGCAAACGACTAGAGGTGACGATGGAGTACGAGAACACGCGAGCGATGACGTTCCGCCCAAAGGTTCTCGTTATGGACAAGCCGACCGAGTTCCGGTGGCAAGGCCACCTGTTTGTCGCAGGACTCTACGACGGCGAACATCGGTTCGTACTCACTGCGCTTGATGATGGTGAACGAACACGACTGACACAGGCCGAAACCTTCCATGGTGTACTAGTGGGATTCATCAACCGTCGAATCGGCGATGATGTCGAGGCAGGATTCAATCAAGTGAATGAAGCACTCAAACGACGAGTTGAGAACAGCTCGTCGCATCCCTGA
- a CDS encoding DUF7521 family protein yields the protein MHIELVIAKVVTVGLGLLITYQAYKGYRTYGYEPMLYVAIGFLFISVGSVIEGILFDVVGLSIFQAGTIQTAIVAVGMLVILYSLYGQIPQRAKREDGT from the coding sequence ATGCACATCGAACTCGTCATCGCGAAGGTTGTCACGGTCGGACTTGGGCTGTTGATAACGTATCAGGCGTACAAAGGGTATCGAACGTACGGATACGAGCCGATGCTGTACGTCGCCATCGGCTTCCTGTTCATCAGTGTCGGCTCGGTCATCGAGGGCATCCTCTTCGACGTCGTCGGGCTGTCGATCTTCCAGGCGGGCACTATCCAGACGGCCATCGTCGCAGTCGGAATGCTCGTCATTCTCTACTCGCTGTACGGGCAGATACCACAGCGAGCGAAACGGGAGGACGGCACATGA
- a CDS encoding thioredoxin family protein, producing MTEVILFTQETCGACATQREKNEGIEAAYQDVEFREVDIQTDLQTAEEYGVRKTPTTLVYANGGRTAEFIGIVDRDELEAAIEDADQQLTRLTQRLASIIRG from the coding sequence ATGACCGAAGTGATCCTCTTCACGCAGGAAACCTGCGGAGCCTGCGCAACGCAACGAGAGAAAAACGAGGGTATCGAAGCGGCGTACCAGGACGTCGAATTTCGGGAGGTCGACATCCAGACCGATCTGCAGACGGCCGAGGAGTACGGCGTCCGAAAGACGCCGACGACGCTCGTGTACGCGAACGGGGGCCGGACTGCCGAGTTTATCGGCATCGTCGATCGAGACGAGTTGGAGGCGGCTATCGAAGATGCAGACCAGCAATTAACCAGACTGACGCAACGGCTGGCCAGCATCATACGCGGCTGA
- a CDS encoding helix-turn-helix domain-containing protein: MSRTSNRADGDIVRDFLSVADLLEEPQLAQLYAYLAREGEATVQDVMDDLELPQGTAYSYVNRLVDAGVIDVTDDEQPRRYAARPIDLTVTTGAGDREYTITPALIDAVGRRETDADIDTYIDRHGVAGLATALTYAVARERGEMTHRLMAEDLDISPLAAEMILQALRPVVHEHYDIEESGAGLGELDIHGDGTDDA; the protein is encoded by the coding sequence GTGTCACGCACCTCAAATCGCGCCGACGGCGACATCGTCCGCGACTTCCTCTCGGTCGCTGACCTCCTCGAGGAGCCACAGCTCGCCCAGCTGTACGCGTACCTCGCTCGGGAGGGGGAGGCGACCGTCCAAGACGTGATGGACGACCTTGAGCTCCCCCAGGGGACCGCCTACAGCTACGTCAACCGGCTCGTCGACGCCGGCGTCATCGACGTCACCGACGACGAGCAGCCCCGGCGGTACGCCGCCCGCCCGATCGACCTGACCGTGACGACGGGCGCCGGTGACCGCGAGTACACGATCACGCCAGCGCTCATCGACGCCGTCGGCCGCCGCGAGACGGACGCCGACATCGACACCTACATCGACCGCCACGGCGTCGCCGGCCTCGCGACCGCGCTCACCTACGCCGTCGCTCGGGAGCGCGGCGAGATGACCCACCGCCTGATGGCCGAGGACCTCGATATTTCGCCGCTGGCCGCGGAGATGATTCTGCAGGCGCTCCGCCCTGTCGTCCACGAGCACTACGACATCGAGGAGTCTGGGGCGGGGCTCGGCGAGTTGGACATCCACGGCGACGGCACTGACGACGCGTGA
- a CDS encoding DUF302 domain-containing protein, with translation MEYTIQKPVSGEFDDVVETTISALKDEGFGVLCDIDIQATLEEKLGEEFRQYRILGACNPPLAHEGLTEEIELGALLPCNVIVYETDDGEIMVSAVDPQQLVGIADNEALDSIANEVHDRFERVLDSIAEDLESSSEV, from the coding sequence ATGGAGTACACAATACAAAAGCCGGTCTCCGGCGAGTTCGACGACGTCGTCGAGACGACCATCTCCGCACTCAAAGACGAAGGCTTCGGCGTCCTCTGTGACATCGACATCCAGGCGACGCTCGAGGAGAAACTCGGCGAAGAGTTTCGACAGTACCGCATCCTCGGGGCGTGCAACCCACCCCTCGCGCACGAAGGACTGACCGAGGAGATCGAACTCGGTGCGCTCCTCCCCTGCAACGTCATCGTCTACGAAACCGACGATGGCGAGATCATGGTGAGTGCCGTCGACCCACAACAACTCGTCGGTATCGCCGACAACGAGGCGCTCGATTCGATTGCAAACGAGGTTCACGACCGGTTCGAACGCGTCCTCGACAGCATCGCTGAAGACCTCGAATCCTCGTCGGAGGTCTGA
- a CDS encoding heavy metal translocating P-type ATPase, whose amino-acid sequence MPNNDDHRKHGEDVEKVRQSEENPDAANHTHHDSSHKQPRVEQSLLEDEATASPHMGHGAGHNHSGERDTHQGGHGGHDVSHVGHEQMFKKRFFVSLILSIPVLLYSEGLQELLSFSVPTFPGSEWISPVLSVVVFAYGGVPFIQMALPELRDREPGMMTLISMAISVAFVYSLATVVAPIGMDFFWELVTLIDIMLLGHWIEMRSVRQASGALNELAKLLPDTAERITESGETEEVPVGNLEQGDLVLVRPGANIPADGVVEEGDSDVSEAMITGESRPVSKEPGDEVIGGTINGEGSLRVRVTATGDESTLSGIMRLVEEAQTSKSRTQMLADKAAGWLFYVAVAAAAITAVGWIIAVGFNVEVIARVVTVLVIACPHALGLAIPLVVAINTSLAARNGMLIRDRIAMEEARNVDVVVFDKTGTLTKGEQGVVEVETLSGVDENEALALTAAIEGDSEHIIAQAIREEATERNLSLPEIGDFEAIKGRGVRATSNGDTVHVGGPNLLTYLSIEPSTELKEFAEEAGSNAQTVVYLVRDGQAVAAIALADVIREESRQAVEALHDMGIEVAMLTGDSEDVARAVAEDLGIDTYFAEVLPEDKDKKIIELQEQGKKVAMVGDGVNDAPALTRADIGIAIGSGTDVAVEAADIVLVQNNPVDVVRLISLSRKSYRKMQENLVWAAGYNVFAIPLAAGVLAPIGILLSPAIGAVLMSLSTIIVAINAQFLRRSDLSLPSLPGRSAPVETRPAD is encoded by the coding sequence ATGCCAAACAACGACGACCACCGAAAACACGGGGAAGATGTTGAGAAGGTTCGCCAGTCAGAAGAAAACCCGGACGCAGCGAATCACACCCATCACGATTCGTCACATAAACAGCCACGTGTTGAACAATCGTTGTTAGAAGACGAAGCTACTGCATCTCCGCATATGGGGCACGGAGCGGGCCACAATCACAGTGGCGAGAGAGACACTCATCAAGGAGGGCACGGTGGGCATGACGTGAGTCACGTCGGCCATGAGCAGATGTTCAAGAAGCGATTCTTCGTCAGTCTCATCCTCTCGATCCCCGTCCTGCTCTACAGCGAAGGGCTGCAAGAGCTACTGAGTTTCTCTGTCCCCACCTTCCCGGGAAGTGAATGGATCAGCCCCGTATTGTCAGTCGTTGTCTTCGCCTACGGGGGTGTTCCCTTCATTCAGATGGCCCTTCCCGAACTCCGTGACCGGGAACCCGGCATGATGACGCTAATCTCGATGGCGATCTCTGTCGCATTCGTCTACAGTCTCGCAACCGTGGTTGCTCCGATTGGGATGGATTTCTTTTGGGAGCTGGTGACGCTGATTGACATCATGCTACTGGGACACTGGATCGAAATGCGTTCAGTACGCCAGGCTTCGGGGGCACTCAATGAGCTTGCGAAACTCCTGCCAGACACTGCCGAACGAATCACTGAAAGCGGAGAGACCGAAGAAGTGCCTGTCGGAAATCTTGAACAGGGCGACCTGGTTCTCGTTCGCCCCGGAGCCAATATTCCCGCAGACGGTGTCGTTGAGGAAGGGGATTCAGACGTAAGTGAGGCGATGATTACGGGGGAGTCCCGTCCCGTTTCGAAAGAACCGGGTGACGAAGTCATCGGTGGGACGATAAATGGAGAGGGAAGTCTCCGGGTGCGCGTCACGGCAACGGGCGACGAATCGACGTTGTCTGGGATTATGCGGTTGGTGGAAGAAGCTCAGACGAGTAAGTCTCGGACCCAGATGCTCGCGGACAAAGCTGCGGGCTGGTTGTTCTACGTTGCCGTTGCTGCTGCTGCTATCACTGCCGTCGGTTGGATCATCGCCGTCGGATTCAATGTTGAGGTAATTGCTCGGGTAGTGACCGTACTCGTCATTGCCTGTCCGCACGCACTCGGGCTCGCAATTCCACTCGTCGTTGCGATCAATACGTCGCTGGCGGCCCGTAATGGAATGCTCATCCGTGATCGCATTGCGATGGAGGAAGCCAGGAACGTGGACGTGGTCGTCTTTGACAAAACCGGGACGCTCACGAAGGGAGAGCAAGGCGTTGTAGAGGTAGAAACCCTTTCAGGAGTAGACGAAAATGAGGCACTCGCGTTAACCGCTGCAATCGAAGGAGATTCTGAGCATATCATCGCGCAAGCGATCCGTGAGGAGGCAACAGAGCGAAACCTTTCCCTTCCCGAAATAGGGGACTTCGAGGCCATCAAAGGGCGCGGGGTTCGTGCGACGTCCAACGGCGATACTGTCCATGTTGGCGGGCCGAATCTTTTGACCTACCTTTCGATTGAACCGTCTACCGAACTCAAGGAGTTTGCCGAAGAAGCAGGTTCGAACGCCCAGACGGTTGTCTATCTGGTTCGTGACGGCCAAGCTGTCGCAGCAATAGCTCTTGCAGACGTAATCCGCGAGGAAAGTCGGCAGGCCGTGGAAGCACTTCACGACATGGGTATCGAAGTAGCGATGCTAACAGGCGACTCTGAGGATGTTGCCCGAGCCGTCGCTGAAGACTTGGGAATCGATACCTACTTCGCTGAGGTCTTGCCGGAAGACAAAGACAAGAAAATCATCGAGCTTCAGGAACAAGGAAAAAAGGTGGCAATGGTTGGCGACGGTGTGAATGATGCACCTGCTCTGACTCGGGCAGATATCGGCATCGCAATCGGAAGCGGGACAGACGTTGCGGTGGAGGCCGCTGATATTGTACTCGTCCAGAACAATCCGGTTGACGTAGTGCGTCTCATTTCTCTCTCCCGGAAAAGTTACAGGAAGATGCAGGAAAATCTCGTTTGGGCTGCGGGGTACAACGTCTTCGCCATCCCATTAGCGGCTGGGGTACTTGCGCCGATTGGGATTCTCCTCTCGCCAGCGATTGGCGCAGTCCTGATGTCACTATCGACCATTATCGTAGCCATCAACGCACAGTTCCTCCGTCGGAGTGACCTCAGCCTCCCAAGCCTACCGGGACGCTCCGCCCCGGTGGAAACACGACCAGCTGACTAG
- a CDS encoding plastocyanin/azurin family copper-binding protein, with translation MNYSRRQFLGALGAGTVATAGLSRSVAAQETPVVRMGNNYFDPIGLHVEPGTTLRFEVAAGAHSATAYESRIPAAASAFDSGVISSGGFEHTFEEPGTYDYYCIPHKSVGMVGRIVVGSPGGPAEGSPIPDGDVPDSDTIVERGAVAYGSSADGNATPGGGMMGPGMGRGPGMMNGGWGGGLPFVGGALGLLGLVGGLIYWALRRGDASSRADDSAMETLQRRYARGDIDDEEFQRRRERLGEDQQD, from the coding sequence ATGAACTACAGTAGACGCCAATTTCTGGGAGCGCTCGGGGCCGGGACGGTCGCGACGGCTGGCCTATCTCGCTCAGTTGCTGCTCAGGAGACACCCGTCGTCAGGATGGGGAACAACTACTTCGACCCGATTGGGCTCCACGTCGAGCCCGGAACGACCCTCCGGTTCGAGGTCGCGGCCGGGGCACACTCGGCGACGGCCTACGAGAGCCGGATTCCGGCTGCTGCCAGCGCATTCGATAGCGGGGTCATCTCGTCGGGGGGATTCGAGCACACTTTCGAGGAACCGGGCACGTACGACTACTACTGCATCCCGCACAAGTCGGTCGGGATGGTCGGTCGCATCGTCGTCGGCAGCCCTGGTGGGCCAGCCGAAGGGAGTCCGATTCCGGACGGCGACGTGCCGGACAGCGACACGATTGTGGAGCGAGGGGCTGTCGCGTATGGGTCGAGCGCGGACGGTAACGCGACCCCTGGTGGCGGAATGATGGGGCCAGGAATGGGTCGTGGGCCCGGAATGATGAACGGCGGCTGGGGTGGCGGACTGCCGTTCGTCGGCGGGGCACTGGGACTGCTCGGGCTAGTCGGCGGACTCATCTACTGGGCACTACGTCGGGGAGATGCGTCTTCACGGGCTGATGATTCCGCGATGGAAACCCTCCAGCGACGATACGCACGCGGCGATATTGACGACGAGGAGTTCCAGCGACGACGTGAGCGGTTAGGAGAGGATCAGCAGGACTGA
- a CDS encoding GNAT family N-acetyltransferase yields MTTSEFSEVKTTSKADEQHVIDTLVLAFSSDPLIRWFYPNPHDYLQYAPKLFEHYGGKAFDHETAYYVEDFSAAALWLPPGESFDEEAIGALFQETLSEDRQEQAWTLFEQIDSYHPNEPYWFLPAIGVDPPHQRRGLGSVLMKHALATCDEEETLAYLESSNPENIQLYVRQGFKILGTIHGETMPPVTPMLREPQ; encoded by the coding sequence TTGACGACTTCAGAATTTTCCGAGGTTAAGACCACCTCGAAAGCCGACGAACAGCACGTTATCGATACTCTTGTACTGGCGTTCAGTTCAGACCCGTTAATACGTTGGTTCTACCCCAACCCGCACGATTACCTGCAATATGCCCCGAAGCTTTTCGAGCATTACGGTGGCAAGGCGTTTGATCACGAAACGGCTTATTACGTTGAAGATTTCAGCGCAGCCGCGCTTTGGCTTCCACCCGGTGAATCCTTCGACGAGGAGGCAATCGGAGCCTTGTTCCAGGAAACCTTATCGGAAGATCGCCAAGAGCAGGCGTGGACACTTTTTGAGCAGATTGACAGCTATCATCCCAACGAGCCGTACTGGTTCTTGCCAGCGATTGGGGTTGATCCTCCACACCAACGAAGGGGACTTGGATCAGTATTAATGAAACACGCCCTCGCTACATGTGATGAAGAGGAGACCCTTGCGTATCTTGAATCAAGTAACCCCGAGAATATTCAACTCTACGTCCGGCAGGGGTTCAAGATACTCGGCACGATCCATGGGGAGACGATGCCACCTGTCACTCCGATGCTACGCGAACCTCAGTAA
- a CDS encoding tyrosine-type recombinase/integrase, whose protein sequence is MVHQGTSKNEWADRHRQALTTRHSHEDVVNDREFELLLEACGDLPAPRDFEARFICLLGGRLGLRAGEIAHFNSSWLDWNRKLIRIPQHEPCDCGYCQRQARQEVSHNEQLTESDALGSRWHPKTVASARSIPFDLSLRIELCIERFASRYSGFPQSRSTVNRRVAEAADEANLTGRIYPHCLRATAASHHAYKGVAPVPLQALMGWSDLATAQKYIRISGTATADALRRVHHK, encoded by the coding sequence ATGGTTCATCAAGGAACATCGAAGAATGAATGGGCCGACCGACACCGACAGGCACTGACCACTCGCCATTCCCATGAGGACGTAGTCAATGACCGGGAGTTCGAACTGTTATTAGAAGCATGCGGGGATTTGCCAGCACCACGTGACTTCGAGGCGCGATTCATCTGTCTGCTCGGCGGGCGGCTTGGCCTACGAGCTGGGGAGATTGCACACTTCAATTCCTCTTGGCTAGACTGGAATCGTAAGCTCATTCGGATTCCACAGCACGAACCGTGTGACTGTGGCTACTGCCAGCGACAGGCCCGTCAGGAAGTCTCGCATAATGAACAACTGACTGAATCCGACGCACTAGGTTCACGCTGGCACCCAAAGACCGTTGCGTCTGCTCGGTCAATCCCCTTCGATCTCTCACTGCGAATCGAACTCTGTATCGAGCGGTTCGCAAGCCGTTACAGTGGGTTCCCACAGTCGCGGTCAACGGTCAACCGACGCGTCGCGGAAGCCGCCGACGAAGCGAATCTCACTGGACGAATCTATCCACATTGTCTGCGGGCAACCGCAGCCAGCCATCATGCGTACAAGGGTGTAGCCCCGGTACCGCTCCAAGCACTAATGGGCTGGAGTGACCTTGCAACTGCCCAGAAGTACATCCGGATCTCCGGAACCGCGACTGCCGACGCACTCCGTCGAGTCCACCACAAATAA
- a CDS encoding cupredoxin domain-containing protein, which produces MSEPKASREVVVNTARTEGSTEYHFNPHVTWVEPGGTVTWRLESGTHTATAYHPGNDQPRLVPEGTEAWDSGTMSEEGETFEQTFETEGVYHYLCTPHESFGMIATVIVGEPHLEDQQALQTMPEDKPEEVHAKLEELNGMCREILSEGHHEEGGSTEEGHHEEAEGHHEEGTSTEEGHHEEEAGHHEESTSTEEGHHEEETHSE; this is translated from the coding sequence GTGAGCGAACCCAAGGCCTCCCGCGAAGTGGTGGTCAACACCGCGCGAACCGAGGGCTCGACCGAGTATCACTTCAACCCACACGTCACGTGGGTCGAGCCCGGCGGGACGGTCACCTGGCGCCTCGAGAGCGGAACGCACACCGCGACCGCGTACCACCCCGGCAACGACCAGCCGCGACTCGTGCCAGAGGGGACCGAAGCGTGGGATAGCGGGACGATGTCGGAGGAAGGCGAAACGTTCGAGCAAACCTTCGAGACCGAGGGCGTCTACCACTACCTCTGTACGCCCCACGAATCATTCGGGATGATCGCCACCGTCATCGTCGGAGAACCCCACCTCGAGGACCAGCAGGCGCTCCAGACGATGCCAGAGGACAAACCCGAGGAAGTCCACGCGAAGCTCGAGGAACTCAACGGGATGTGCCGAGAGATACTGAGTGAGGGCCACCACGAGGAGGGCGGCAGTACCGAGGAGGGTCACCACGAGGAAGCGGAGGGCCATCACGAAGAGGGCACCAGCACTGAAGAAGGCCATCACGAAGAAGAGGCGGGCCATCACGAAGAGAGCACCAGCACTGAAGAAGGCCACCACGAAGAGGAGACCCATAGTGAATAG